Proteins co-encoded in one Myxococcus xanthus genomic window:
- the udk gene encoding uridine kinase codes for MASPLVVGIAGGTASGKTTVARKVREALADCRVAFIDQDSYYRDLKDLPLADRREVNFDHPDAFDRELLVQHLQALKSGQPIQKPVYDFVTSSRTPQTKKVDPGDIILIEGILVLHMKEVRDEMDVKIYVDADDDLRILRRLTRDIKDRGRDFDHVVSQYLRHVRPMHMGFVEPSKHFADIIIPHGGNNEIAIGMLVGALRGKLSGAVNRD; via the coding sequence ATGGCGTCCCCCCTCGTCGTCGGAATCGCGGGCGGCACCGCGTCCGGCAAGACCACCGTTGCCCGCAAGGTACGCGAGGCATTGGCCGATTGCCGCGTGGCCTTCATCGATCAGGATTCATACTACCGGGACTTGAAGGACCTTCCGCTGGCGGACAGGCGTGAGGTGAACTTCGACCACCCGGATGCCTTCGACAGAGAGCTGCTGGTTCAGCACCTGCAAGCGCTGAAGTCCGGGCAGCCCATCCAGAAGCCCGTCTACGACTTCGTCACTTCGTCGCGTACGCCGCAGACGAAGAAAGTGGACCCCGGCGACATCATCCTCATCGAGGGCATCCTGGTGCTCCACATGAAGGAGGTCCGGGATGAGATGGACGTGAAGATCTACGTCGACGCGGACGACGACCTTCGCATCCTCCGGCGCCTCACCCGCGACATCAAGGACCGTGGCCGCGACTTCGACCACGTGGTGAGCCAGTACCTGCGCCACGTGCGGCCCATGCACATGGGCTTCGTGGAGCCGTCCAAGCACTTCGCGGACATCATCATCCCGCACGGCGGCAACAACGAGATTGCCATCGGCATGCTGGTGGGCGCGCTTCGCGGCAAGCTCTCTGGCGCCGTGAATCGGGACTAG
- a CDS encoding HEAT repeat domain-containing protein — protein sequence MKPVLLLASCVVLMLGACRWQSPRYPVAPVELSGATLRDNALLGLDPEGVATLFTAALKDSGRFEQKGAEAPREERPWRMTLDVPFTREVLKDGDPRSFAEVGANLVLERFGGSLPQRYELVGLGEAPVEEDSPAGRQMAMRTALTNVLRQVTESAVMQLTALDRSDEALVLDLKATDSRVREFSLRTLAERQHPAAAPLLIDRLKEATDAETVRRTMGSLVEMKARVAVPVLIDLARGRDLGFVQEIVFAVGEIGGPEAEAYLYTMAQGHDAPAVQAAAQQALDTLYASRKHSPAEARGPGRAD from the coding sequence ATGAAGCCGGTCCTGTTGCTCGCCTCCTGCGTCGTCCTGATGCTCGGTGCCTGCCGGTGGCAGTCGCCGCGCTACCCGGTGGCGCCGGTGGAACTCTCTGGGGCCACCCTGCGGGACAACGCCCTGCTGGGCCTGGATCCCGAGGGCGTGGCCACGCTCTTCACCGCCGCCCTGAAAGACTCCGGCCGTTTCGAGCAGAAAGGCGCGGAGGCGCCTCGTGAGGAGCGGCCCTGGCGCATGACGCTGGACGTGCCCTTCACCCGCGAAGTGCTGAAGGACGGTGATCCGCGCAGCTTCGCCGAAGTGGGTGCCAACCTGGTCCTGGAGCGCTTCGGTGGGAGTCTGCCCCAGCGCTACGAACTGGTCGGGCTCGGAGAGGCGCCCGTCGAGGAGGACTCGCCCGCGGGACGGCAGATGGCCATGCGCACGGCGCTGACCAACGTGCTGCGCCAGGTGACCGAGTCCGCCGTCATGCAGTTGACGGCGCTGGACCGCTCCGATGAAGCGCTGGTGTTGGACCTCAAGGCCACGGACTCGCGGGTGCGGGAGTTCAGCCTGCGCACGCTGGCGGAACGGCAGCACCCGGCGGCCGCGCCGCTGCTCATCGACCGGCTCAAGGAAGCGACCGACGCAGAGACGGTGCGCAGGACGATGGGCTCGCTCGTGGAGATGAAGGCGCGAGTCGCCGTGCCCGTGCTCATCGACCTGGCGCGTGGCCGTGACCTGGGCTTCGTGCAGGAGATTGTCTTCGCGGTGGGCGAAATCGGTGGCCCGGAGGCGGAGGCCTATCTCTACACGATGGCGCAGGGGCACGATGCGCCCGCCGTCCAGGCCGCCGCGCAACAGGCGCTGGACACGCTCTACGCATCACGTAAGCACTCACCTGCGGAGGCGCGTGGCCCCGGCCGCGCGGACTGA
- a CDS encoding outer membrane protein assembly factor BamB family protein has product MTRIRIGQRWKREPAASPLDSIALELDGVDLLSGAVEESLAEVVPSLVRSVAELAGGRQKLAQVSLPEAHLELVLRRMGPEVELLVANLSRPARLMRPPVRVELEELVEAVREAGERFLADVTRAGPKALATTVGQALKEPLKGLNRPARPPDEAPARPVTRRVEPTEVPGFGFELRDAGAPMSRGAARGTAGLLAPLLAAGEVWLSLPGKPEAWRVPSPPFLTALELSRLAVELARAVELGESRFELAPAGAKPSLLVDLKTGQAKAGRTGTPFPLTGTVLAAALFHLGESLAAAFAEADHALVANPYRMELAERCREGLSHLRGPVQPPEAKGAAREKKARATGQGTSRPLKVPGRLRRLRFAKLWEKRGLPDAEESRLLLGRHGPVYCAPHLASAFSRKDGELLWRRAAALGVAASADGHAVAADIARVYGFTGRGGGARWLHDHDGIPLGPLLLRKDGLLLTLSEDRTVVAFAEATGREVWRLAPPRTQRSWLATQGHRALVGTDSGYLYGLDLEDGQVRYRMRAPMPFHGPPVAWGRRFLAMLGRGSHWAVLLADAHTGESVWTYEPDLSHLSAPLPVGSRVFIAGEREREGMLLCLDTKGRRLWERPLNLGPGPFALASLPRAVVVTSASGAATRVAASGTVDWRVGAAGEPLISALPAHTARDITLVPGERVRAVDPRGGQVLAEVQAGVGLVALQADVRLNLYFLDDAGTLSAYRLGSHFTVVE; this is encoded by the coding sequence ATGACCCGCATACGCATCGGACAGCGCTGGAAACGCGAACCCGCGGCTTCCCCGCTCGATTCCATCGCACTGGAATTGGACGGGGTGGACCTTCTGTCCGGGGCCGTGGAGGAGTCTCTAGCAGAAGTCGTCCCCTCCCTGGTGCGCTCAGTTGCGGAGCTCGCGGGTGGACGTCAGAAACTGGCCCAGGTCTCCCTGCCCGAGGCCCACCTGGAGCTGGTGCTCCGCCGCATGGGGCCGGAGGTGGAGCTGCTGGTGGCCAACCTCTCCCGCCCTGCCCGGCTGATGCGCCCGCCCGTCCGGGTGGAGTTGGAGGAACTGGTGGAGGCGGTCCGGGAGGCAGGCGAGCGATTCCTCGCCGACGTCACCCGGGCTGGGCCCAAGGCGCTCGCCACCACCGTGGGGCAGGCCCTCAAGGAGCCGCTGAAAGGCCTGAACCGGCCCGCCCGTCCACCTGACGAGGCGCCGGCCCGGCCCGTCACCCGGCGCGTGGAGCCCACGGAAGTCCCAGGCTTCGGCTTCGAACTCAGGGATGCCGGAGCTCCCATGAGCCGTGGCGCCGCGCGAGGAACGGCCGGACTGCTTGCGCCCCTGCTGGCAGCGGGCGAGGTCTGGCTGTCGCTGCCCGGCAAGCCCGAGGCCTGGCGCGTCCCCAGCCCGCCGTTCCTGACGGCGCTGGAGCTGTCGCGACTGGCGGTGGAGCTGGCGCGCGCGGTGGAGCTGGGCGAAAGCCGCTTCGAACTGGCCCCCGCGGGCGCGAAGCCTTCGCTCCTGGTCGACCTGAAGACGGGCCAGGCGAAGGCGGGACGCACCGGGACGCCCTTCCCGCTCACGGGCACCGTGCTCGCCGCCGCCCTCTTCCACCTGGGCGAGTCCCTGGCCGCGGCCTTCGCGGAAGCGGACCACGCGCTGGTGGCCAACCCGTACCGAATGGAGCTGGCGGAGCGCTGCCGCGAGGGCCTTTCGCACCTGCGAGGCCCCGTGCAGCCCCCCGAGGCCAAGGGCGCGGCCCGCGAGAAGAAGGCCCGGGCCACGGGCCAGGGCACGTCACGGCCGTTGAAGGTCCCCGGCCGCTTGCGCCGGCTGCGCTTCGCGAAGCTGTGGGAGAAGCGCGGTCTGCCGGACGCGGAGGAATCGCGGCTGCTGCTTGGCCGGCACGGACCGGTGTACTGCGCGCCGCACCTGGCCTCCGCGTTCTCCCGAAAGGACGGAGAACTGCTGTGGAGGCGCGCCGCGGCGCTGGGTGTGGCCGCGTCGGCGGATGGCCACGCGGTGGCGGCGGACATCGCGCGCGTCTACGGCTTCACGGGCCGGGGCGGTGGCGCGCGCTGGCTGCATGACCACGACGGAATCCCGCTGGGCCCGCTGCTGCTGCGCAAGGACGGCCTGCTGCTCACCTTGTCCGAGGACCGCACCGTCGTGGCCTTCGCGGAGGCCACGGGCCGCGAGGTCTGGCGCCTGGCGCCGCCGCGCACCCAGCGCAGCTGGCTGGCCACCCAGGGACACCGCGCGCTGGTGGGCACGGACTCGGGCTACCTCTATGGGCTCGACCTGGAGGATGGACAGGTGCGCTACCGCATGCGCGCGCCCATGCCGTTCCACGGGCCCCCGGTGGCCTGGGGCCGGCGATTCCTGGCCATGCTGGGCCGCGGCTCGCACTGGGCCGTGCTGCTCGCGGACGCGCACACCGGCGAATCCGTGTGGACGTATGAGCCGGACCTGTCCCACCTGTCCGCGCCGTTGCCCGTGGGCTCACGGGTGTTCATCGCCGGAGAGCGCGAGCGCGAAGGCATGCTGCTCTGCCTGGACACGAAGGGCCGGCGCCTCTGGGAGCGCCCGCTCAACCTGGGCCCTGGCCCCTTTGCGTTGGCGTCCCTCCCCCGCGCGGTCGTGGTGACGAGCGCCTCGGGCGCCGCCACCCGGGTGGCCGCATCCGGCACGGTGGACTGGCGCGTGGGCGCCGCGGGCGAGCCGCTCATCAGCGCGCTCCCCGCCCATACCGCGCGCGACATCACGCTGGTGCCGGGGGAGCGCGTCCGCGCCGTGGACCCCCGCGGCGGGCAGGTGCTCGCGGAGGTCCAGGCCGGCGTCGGGCTCGTCGCGCTCCAGGCCGACGTGCGCCTCAACCTCTACTTCCTGGACGACGCCGGCACGCTGTCCGCGTACCGGCTCGGCTCTCACTTCACGGTGGTGGAGTAA
- a CDS encoding type III pantothenate kinase, with product MLLAIDVGNTNTVLGVFEGRRLLDHWRVETSTRRTSDEYGILVRQLFTHRGIDPMKVTAVVVSSVVPPLQSNLEKMSERYFRVRPMFIGPGVKTGMPILYDNPREVGADRIVNAVSAYERHHAGVLVVDFGTATTFDAVSPKGEYLGGCICPGINISMEALFQNASKLPRVEFARPPHVIGRNTVHSMQAGLVYGYVGMVDGICARMQAELGFPVKVVATGGLASLVASESKAIHQVDEFLTLEGLRIIYGRNHAS from the coding sequence ATGCTCCTGGCCATCGACGTCGGCAACACCAATACCGTGCTCGGAGTGTTCGAGGGCCGGCGCCTGCTCGACCACTGGCGCGTAGAGACCAGCACGCGCCGCACCTCGGATGAGTACGGCATCCTGGTCCGGCAGCTCTTCACCCATCGCGGCATCGACCCGATGAAGGTGACCGCGGTCGTCGTCTCCAGCGTGGTGCCGCCGCTCCAGTCCAACCTGGAGAAGATGAGCGAGCGGTACTTCCGCGTCCGTCCCATGTTCATCGGGCCCGGCGTGAAGACGGGCATGCCCATCCTCTACGACAACCCCCGGGAGGTGGGCGCGGACCGCATCGTCAACGCGGTGTCCGCCTACGAGAGACACCACGCCGGCGTGTTGGTCGTGGACTTCGGCACCGCGACGACGTTCGACGCGGTGTCGCCGAAGGGGGAGTACCTGGGGGGCTGCATCTGCCCCGGCATCAACATCTCCATGGAGGCGCTGTTCCAGAATGCCTCCAAGTTGCCGCGCGTGGAGTTCGCGCGGCCGCCGCATGTCATCGGGCGCAACACCGTGCACTCCATGCAGGCCGGGCTCGTCTACGGCTACGTGGGCATGGTGGACGGCATCTGCGCCCGCATGCAGGCCGAACTGGGCTTTCCGGTGAAGGTCGTCGCCACCGGAGGGCTCGCGTCGCTGGTGGCCAGCGAGTCCAAGGCCATCCACCAGGTGGATGAGTTCCTCACGCTCGAGGGCCTGCGCATCATCTACGGAAGGAATCACGCGTCATGA
- a CDS encoding alpha/beta fold hydrolase codes for MIQATGTHLFTTPLPLEEGELLGNPQVAWAAYGEPSDGKAVVLLHDLAHSHLALGPPEDSAYQPSGWGRALVGTNLALDPAITPVFSPGLLGSPFGSTSPATVNPASGERWGLELPPLTVQDMARAVSATLRARGLTKVRALVGVGLGAHVALRLASLFPDLAEGVVAIGAARALPEGVREKLGLSWQVLRADPDYRDGLYALDAPPRKTMRKLRLDFLKLLCGREFLASVYPAPEAARAALEAEADAFADAFDAVSWASLCSAYAGSDVSDGFSRIRARVLLVTGTSDAMAPVNRVRDTYHLLSAAGVSARFLELPGPGDHAALLQDAERLHAPLSDFLRRC; via the coding sequence GTGATCCAGGCCACCGGGACCCACCTGTTCACCACGCCCCTTCCCTTGGAGGAAGGAGAGCTGCTGGGCAATCCCCAGGTGGCGTGGGCGGCCTATGGAGAACCATCAGACGGCAAAGCGGTGGTGTTGCTGCACGACCTCGCGCATTCGCACCTCGCGTTGGGCCCGCCTGAGGACTCGGCATACCAGCCCTCCGGCTGGGGACGCGCCCTGGTGGGGACGAACCTCGCGTTGGATCCCGCCATTACCCCCGTCTTCTCTCCCGGGTTGCTCGGCAGCCCTTTCGGCAGCACGTCGCCCGCGACGGTGAATCCCGCGTCAGGTGAACGCTGGGGGCTCGAGCTGCCGCCGCTCACGGTGCAGGACATGGCTCGCGCCGTGTCGGCCACGCTGCGCGCGCGGGGACTGACGAAGGTGCGCGCGCTGGTGGGCGTGGGCCTGGGCGCCCATGTGGCGCTGCGACTGGCGTCACTGTTCCCCGACCTGGCCGAGGGCGTGGTGGCCATCGGCGCGGCGCGCGCGCTGCCCGAAGGCGTGCGCGAGAAGCTGGGCCTGTCCTGGCAGGTGCTGCGCGCGGACCCGGACTACCGGGACGGCCTCTACGCGCTGGATGCGCCGCCGCGAAAGACGATGCGCAAGCTGCGCCTGGACTTCCTGAAGCTGCTCTGCGGGCGTGAGTTCCTGGCCTCCGTGTACCCGGCCCCCGAAGCGGCCCGCGCCGCGCTGGAGGCGGAAGCGGATGCCTTCGCGGACGCCTTCGACGCGGTGTCCTGGGCGTCGCTGTGCTCGGCGTATGCGGGCAGCGACGTGTCGGACGGCTTCTCGCGAATCCGTGCGCGGGTGCTCCTGGTGACGGGGACGTCGGATGCCATGGCCCCGGTGAACCGGGTGCGTGACACCTACCACCTGCTGAGCGCCGCGGGCGTGAGCGCCCGTTTCCTCGAGCTGCCGGGGCCCGGGGACCACGCAGCACTGCTCCAGGACGCGGAGCGGCTCCATGCCCCGCTGAGCGACTTCCTGCGGCGGTGCTGA
- a CDS encoding biotin--[acetyl-CoA-carboxylase] ligase, producing MAANANEQTQEELILSFLSESGGDYTSGEALSSKLGLSRTAVWKHVEALRAKGYRIEAVSARGYRLVAVPDRLTSLEVGPLLDTRDLGRTIHHHESLPSTNEKAFRLAQDGARHGEVVVAEQQTAGKGRRGRTWVSPPGLNLYFSAILRPGLPPQRAPELTLVAAVALAESLRDAGVEAAIKWPNDVHIDGLKVAGILTELSAEPERVHFVIVGVGVNLNSQVEHFPEELRATATSLSLALGQPVHRARFAASLWTRLEEWLDLYLDTGFDAVRARWKALSSTLGQDVLVRTDRHELRGRAEDIDPSGALLVRTAEGSLERVLAGDVEQLRPRR from the coding sequence GTGGCCGCCAATGCGAACGAGCAGACCCAGGAAGAGCTCATCCTGAGCTTCCTGTCGGAAAGCGGGGGCGATTACACCTCCGGTGAGGCGCTCTCCAGCAAGCTGGGCCTGTCGCGCACGGCGGTGTGGAAGCACGTGGAGGCCCTGCGCGCGAAGGGGTACCGCATCGAGGCGGTGTCCGCGCGAGGCTACCGGCTGGTGGCGGTGCCGGACCGGCTCACCTCGCTCGAGGTGGGCCCGCTGCTGGACACCCGCGACCTGGGCCGCACCATCCACCATCACGAATCGCTGCCTTCCACCAACGAGAAGGCCTTCCGCCTGGCCCAGGACGGCGCCAGGCACGGTGAGGTCGTGGTGGCCGAGCAGCAGACCGCGGGCAAGGGGCGCCGGGGCCGCACTTGGGTGTCTCCGCCGGGCCTCAATCTCTACTTCTCCGCCATCCTCCGTCCCGGCCTGCCGCCCCAGCGCGCGCCGGAGCTGACGTTGGTGGCGGCCGTGGCGCTGGCGGAGTCGCTGCGCGACGCGGGCGTGGAGGCCGCCATCAAGTGGCCCAACGACGTCCACATCGACGGCCTCAAGGTCGCGGGAATCCTCACCGAGCTGTCCGCCGAACCCGAGCGCGTGCACTTCGTCATCGTGGGCGTGGGGGTCAATCTCAACTCCCAGGTCGAACACTTTCCGGAGGAGCTGCGGGCCACCGCCACGTCGTTGTCGCTGGCCCTGGGGCAGCCGGTACACCGGGCTCGCTTCGCTGCGTCGCTCTGGACGCGGCTGGAGGAGTGGTTGGACCTCTACCTGGACACGGGCTTCGACGCGGTGCGTGCCCGCTGGAAGGCGCTGTCCTCCACTCTGGGGCAGGACGTGCTGGTGCGCACCGACCGGCACGAGCTGCGGGGGCGGGCCGAGGACATCGACCCATCCGGGGCGCTGCTGGTCCGGACGGCGGAGGGCTCGCTCGAACGTGTGTTGGCGGGCGACGTGGAGCAGCTGCGCCCACGGCGGTAG
- a CDS encoding HTH domain-containing protein gives MTFYEAALRILESEGRPLHFLEITEKSIQQSLLSHVGKTPEVTMLSRLAAMARRTRDRKVLVTAKDTFALVDWSIPEDVEALAQTGVVEPHPEEELPPLRPPERHPEPRTDNVRVAGRGSDRKRRRDEDEERGGRRKRFPPLPEVVFEILSESDIGLRTEQIIEHARVKELCAEDTTVEAVLTALLEDNQRRIDAGRRPQYAFNKDSGEVSLERAGAPSEAPPLELQAAFAQALGIPLEAGRPVLGKPAAAGEAPADAALVSTLRAALKDARRSVARGLRKRLGELDVGTFEKSVVKMMHGLGFRELKVAKRSKEGPLLTARKREGSVELRYAVRMLKGTPGIDRKSVQELRRDLGHYSAQVGLLVSAGDVRGDARTEAQANGSLVMLWCGDALGEKFLEAETAVSVTQVALYEVDEKFFEAAKLDAEEAQKRREERQREKQAREGEEPTEAAAPTERERPREKRRRERESREAREAREAEATAGASTEEASAAPAGDAHEAAPVPAAPVLQGREDDEEGDDEDGEDEDLEAASAFVGGARPDGTPAEAGAEGAQGDRKRRRRRRRGRRGRGSRAGEAGATGAPGEAGASGEAAAAGEAGASVAGEAGALVAVAVGAAADEAGASAAGAGGDTVAGDVAGEATSVGATGVSTAGAGATGVESPAANGAGEAPPVSESVEASADSGEGSVAAPGAVSGEAIASAGDGAGSGAVSGEAASASVGVATQADVSGTVPSEETSSAALTSGQTQAGVPDGSAGEVVPGAATTTSSGFVEGAQVSEPASSPTDGEPPADSSVPPKGPSGERDS, from the coding sequence ATGACATTCTACGAGGCCGCGCTCCGCATCCTGGAGAGCGAAGGTCGTCCCCTCCACTTCCTTGAAATTACCGAGAAGTCCATCCAGCAGAGCCTGCTCTCCCACGTGGGCAAGACGCCTGAGGTGACGATGCTGTCGCGCCTCGCAGCCATGGCGCGCCGCACGCGGGATCGCAAGGTACTTGTGACGGCGAAGGATACCTTCGCGCTGGTTGACTGGTCGATTCCCGAGGACGTCGAGGCACTGGCTCAAACCGGCGTGGTGGAGCCGCATCCTGAAGAAGAACTGCCGCCGCTGCGTCCGCCGGAGCGTCACCCGGAGCCGCGCACGGACAACGTGCGGGTCGCGGGCCGTGGCAGCGACCGCAAGCGCCGCCGCGACGAGGACGAGGAGCGTGGCGGTCGCCGCAAGCGCTTCCCGCCGCTGCCCGAGGTGGTGTTCGAGATTCTCAGCGAGTCGGACATCGGGCTGCGCACCGAGCAGATCATCGAGCACGCCCGGGTCAAGGAGCTGTGCGCCGAGGACACCACGGTGGAGGCGGTGCTCACCGCGCTGCTGGAGGACAACCAGCGTCGCATCGACGCGGGCCGCCGGCCGCAGTACGCCTTCAACAAGGACTCTGGAGAGGTGTCGCTGGAGCGCGCTGGCGCCCCGAGCGAGGCCCCGCCGCTGGAGCTCCAGGCCGCGTTCGCGCAGGCGCTGGGCATTCCGCTGGAGGCGGGCCGTCCGGTGCTGGGCAAGCCGGCTGCCGCGGGCGAGGCCCCTGCGGATGCCGCGCTGGTGTCCACGCTGCGCGCCGCGCTCAAGGACGCGCGCCGCTCCGTGGCGCGTGGGCTGCGCAAGCGCCTGGGCGAGCTGGACGTCGGTACGTTCGAGAAGTCCGTCGTGAAGATGATGCACGGCCTGGGCTTCCGCGAGCTGAAGGTTGCCAAGCGGTCCAAGGAAGGGCCCTTGCTCACGGCGCGCAAGCGCGAGGGCAGCGTGGAGCTGCGCTACGCGGTGCGCATGCTGAAGGGCACCCCTGGCATCGACCGCAAGTCGGTGCAGGAGCTGCGGCGTGACCTGGGCCATTACTCGGCGCAGGTGGGCCTGTTGGTGAGCGCGGGTGACGTGCGCGGTGATGCGCGCACCGAGGCGCAGGCCAATGGTTCGCTGGTGATGCTCTGGTGCGGTGACGCGCTGGGCGAGAAGTTCCTGGAAGCGGAGACGGCCGTCTCCGTCACGCAGGTCGCGCTGTACGAGGTCGACGAGAAGTTCTTCGAGGCCGCGAAGCTGGACGCCGAGGAGGCCCAGAAGCGCCGCGAGGAGCGTCAGCGCGAGAAGCAGGCACGGGAGGGCGAGGAGCCCACCGAGGCCGCGGCGCCGACGGAGCGCGAGCGTCCGCGTGAGAAGCGCCGCCGTGAGCGTGAGTCGCGCGAGGCCCGTGAGGCTCGTGAAGCCGAGGCCACCGCGGGGGCTTCCACGGAGGAGGCTTCGGCTGCTCCCGCCGGGGATGCGCATGAAGCCGCTCCAGTTCCGGCCGCGCCGGTTCTGCAGGGCCGCGAGGACGATGAGGAGGGCGACGACGAGGACGGGGAGGATGAGGACCTCGAGGCCGCCAGCGCTTTCGTGGGTGGTGCGCGTCCCGATGGAACTCCCGCGGAGGCCGGTGCCGAAGGGGCACAGGGTGACCGCAAGCGCCGCCGCCGTCGTCGCCGGGGCCGTCGCGGCCGTGGGAGCCGCGCGGGTGAGGCCGGTGCCACCGGAGCTCCTGGTGAGGCGGGGGCTTCTGGAGAGGCCGCTGCCGCGGGTGAGGCGGGCGCTTCGGTTGCGGGTGAGGCGGGTGCCTTGGTTGCTGTGGCTGTTGGTGCCGCCGCTGACGAGGCCGGAGCCTCGGCTGCGGGCGCTGGCGGAGATACGGTTGCTGGGGACGTCGCTGGAGAGGCGACTTCTGTCGGTGCCACAGGCGTATCGACTGCCGGAGCCGGTGCGACGGGTGTCGAGTCTCCTGCTGCCAACGGCGCAGGCGAGGCACCTCCCGTCTCCGAGTCGGTCGAAGCAAGCGCTGACAGTGGCGAGGGCTCGGTTGCTGCCCCAGGTGCCGTGTCGGGCGAAGCGATTGCCTCGGCGGGTGATGGTGCCGGTTCCGGGGCAGTCTCCGGCGAAGCGGCATCCGCGTCCGTGGGCGTCGCCACGCAGGCAGACGTGTCCGGGACTGTTCCTTCCGAGGAGACGTCATCGGCTGCTCTGACTTCGGGGCAGACGCAGGCGGGCGTGCCGGACGGCTCGGCGGGCGAAGTGGTCCCTGGTGCCGCGACGACGACGTCTTCTGGATTCGTGGAGGGCGCGCAGGTCAGCGAGCCTGCTTCCTCTCCCACCGACGGTGAGCCGCCCGCTGACTCGTCCGTGCCCCCCAAGGGGCCGTCCGGGGAGCGCGATAGCTGA
- a CDS encoding response regulator has product MSKKILIVESDTALSATLRSALEGRGFTVDETTDGKGSVEQIRRDRPDLVVLAVDLSAGQNGYLICGKLKKDDDLKNVPIVIIGNPDGFAQHRKLKAHADEYVAKPVDADQLVERAGALIGFPELPATEDVVDESLTLDALGDEPMTADFGEEISVETAEEPSVTGEELDLDAAFGDLSAPEETPSFEEEVVVAPPEAVVEGVEEDFSTLDSLGTDSVDPLEGLDDASDEKTVIGFIAPAPVAAPPPEPPRAVAPPPVPRPSAPARPAPPPVAVAPAADAAELRSLRAKVAELQAELDDSRGAASHAEERVRDLEAQLESQATELETARASSGKNDKDTFALRDAANKKDKEILRLKTELNQKDQEIIELKDESLELEQKASTAESELAQRDAQLKTLSARAESLATDRRRVDQQLAAAKEEARGASAQLTALQTELDQHQAQAHAYAAELEELRARAGQLEADVQAAQHEAEDLRVQVGQAQVELSEQSSRASAEADELRGRIAELEAATARNEERVTRLYARIKSEEKLREKTKKALVIAQQLLDEPASSVADDASEAAA; this is encoded by the coding sequence GCTCGGCCCTGGAGGGCCGGGGCTTCACGGTCGACGAGACGACCGACGGCAAGGGCAGCGTGGAGCAGATCCGCAGGGACCGGCCAGACCTCGTGGTGCTCGCGGTGGACCTCTCCGCGGGACAGAACGGCTACCTCATCTGCGGCAAGCTGAAGAAGGACGATGACCTCAAGAACGTCCCCATCGTCATCATCGGCAACCCGGACGGCTTCGCGCAGCACCGCAAGCTGAAGGCCCACGCCGACGAGTACGTCGCCAAGCCGGTGGACGCGGATCAACTGGTGGAGCGCGCGGGTGCGCTGATCGGCTTTCCCGAGCTGCCCGCCACCGAGGATGTCGTCGACGAGAGCCTCACGCTGGACGCGCTCGGCGACGAGCCGATGACGGCGGACTTCGGCGAGGAGATCTCCGTGGAGACCGCGGAGGAGCCTTCCGTTACGGGCGAGGAGCTGGACCTGGACGCCGCCTTCGGCGACCTGTCCGCGCCCGAGGAGACGCCGTCCTTCGAGGAAGAAGTCGTCGTCGCGCCGCCCGAAGCGGTGGTGGAAGGCGTGGAGGAGGACTTCTCCACGCTCGACTCGCTGGGCACCGACTCGGTGGATCCGCTCGAGGGGCTGGATGACGCCTCCGACGAGAAGACGGTGATCGGCTTCATTGCTCCGGCCCCCGTCGCCGCGCCTCCGCCCGAGCCGCCCCGCGCCGTCGCGCCGCCCCCGGTGCCCCGTCCCTCCGCGCCGGCCCGCCCTGCCCCGCCGCCCGTCGCGGTGGCGCCCGCGGCCGACGCCGCGGAGCTGCGCAGCCTGCGCGCGAAGGTGGCCGAACTGCAGGCCGAGCTCGACGACTCGCGTGGCGCGGCGTCCCACGCCGAGGAGCGCGTGCGTGACCTGGAGGCGCAGTTGGAGAGCCAGGCCACGGAGCTGGAGACGGCCCGGGCGTCCTCGGGGAAGAACGACAAGGACACCTTCGCCCTCCGCGACGCGGCCAACAAGAAGGACAAGGAGATCCTCCGCCTCAAGACGGAGCTGAATCAAAAGGACCAGGAAATCATCGAGCTCAAGGACGAGAGCCTGGAGCTGGAGCAGAAGGCCAGCACCGCCGAGTCCGAGCTCGCCCAGCGCGACGCCCAGCTCAAGACGCTGAGCGCCCGGGCGGAGTCGCTCGCCACGGACCGCAGGCGCGTGGACCAGCAGTTGGCCGCCGCCAAGGAAGAGGCCCGGGGCGCGTCCGCGCAGCTCACCGCGCTGCAGACGGAGCTGGACCAGCACCAGGCCCAGGCGCATGCCTACGCCGCGGAGCTGGAGGAGCTGCGCGCTCGCGCGGGGCAGCTGGAGGCGGACGTCCAGGCCGCGCAGCATGAGGCCGAGGACCTGCGCGTCCAGGTGGGCCAGGCCCAGGTGGAGCTGTCCGAGCAGAGCAGCCGCGCCAGCGCGGAGGCCGACGAACTGCGCGGCCGCATCGCCGAGCTGGAGGCCGCCACGGCCCGCAACGAGGAGCGCGTGACGCGCCTCTACGCGCGCATCAAGAGCGAGGAGAAGCTGCGCGAGAAGACGAAGAAGGCGCTCGTCATCGCGCAGCAGCTCCTGGACGAGCCCGCGTCCTCGGTGGCGGACGACGCCAGCGAAGCCGCGGCCTAG